GGGAGACAGTATAGTTTGCCGGTAATAATGTTTTTATCGATAATAGCTATATTAATGGGAGCAAAGAATCCAATAGAGGTATATAAATGGATGAAAGCAAACGCTAAAAGGAAGGAGATAAAAAAATTACTAGGAGTAGAGTTTATACGAATACCTGGGAGATCAAGATTATATGATTTTTTTGAGATAGTAGATAAAGATGAATTAGAG
This sequence is a window from Hydrogenimonas thermophila. Protein-coding genes within it:
- a CDS encoding transposase family protein, giving the protein MEPELLKILKEHISEQARPQGRQYSLPVIMFLSIIAILMGAKNPIEVYKWMKANAKRKEIKKLLGVEFIRIPGRSRLYDFFEIVDKDELE